A single genomic interval of Dyella sp. GSA-30 harbors:
- a CDS encoding LysR family transcriptional regulator, with the protein MAEPDLNLLIALDALLAEGSVAGAARRLGLSASAMSRTLTRLRTATNDALLVRAGRHMVLTPRAEELRERTRTVVQDARTVLRPSETELDIATLQREFTIRANDGFVEAFGALLIAETTKEAPWVRLRFAPKAEKTSTYLREGLVDLEIGVVADMGPEVRVQALFRDRFMGIVRKGHPLAKKKIVTPKQYVAFGHVVASRKGRTAGPVDEALASLGLERSIIAVVPSFQAVLTVAQASDLVGLVPASFVADQSHREGNAYAMHAFELPVKTPGITVSQMWHPRLDGDPAHRWLRQLVLTACRSRIPL; encoded by the coding sequence ATGGCCGAGCCCGACTTGAACCTGCTCATTGCACTCGACGCACTGCTTGCCGAGGGAAGCGTGGCGGGTGCCGCCCGACGCCTGGGATTGAGTGCCTCGGCCATGAGCCGAACGCTCACCCGGCTGCGCACCGCAACCAACGATGCTCTATTGGTTCGAGCAGGCAGGCATATGGTGCTGACGCCGCGTGCCGAGGAGCTTCGGGAACGCACACGGACCGTGGTTCAAGATGCACGCACCGTGCTTCGCCCGTCGGAGACCGAACTTGATATCGCGACGTTGCAGCGGGAATTCACGATCCGTGCGAACGATGGCTTCGTCGAGGCCTTTGGAGCCTTGCTTATCGCCGAGACAACCAAGGAAGCACCGTGGGTGCGCCTGCGCTTTGCCCCAAAGGCCGAGAAGACCTCGACATACCTGCGCGAAGGCCTGGTTGATCTTGAAATCGGCGTAGTCGCCGACATGGGCCCGGAAGTACGCGTGCAGGCGTTGTTTCGCGACCGCTTCATGGGGATTGTCAGAAAAGGACATCCCCTTGCCAAAAAGAAAATCGTTACACCCAAGCAGTATGTCGCTTTCGGCCACGTCGTCGCTTCACGCAAAGGGCGCACCGCCGGGCCGGTCGATGAAGCACTGGCCTCCCTGGGCCTGGAACGTAGCATCATCGCTGTTGTGCCGAGCTTTCAGGCCGTACTGACTGTGGCACAAGCCTCCGATCTGGTCGGACTTGTGCCTGCATCTTTCGTCGCGGATCAATCGCATCGTGAAGGCAATGCTTATGCAATGCATGCTTTCGAGCTGCCGGTAAAAACTCCAGGAATTACCGTATCCCAGATGTGGCACCCACGTCTGGATGGCGATCCCGCCCATCGCTGGCTTCGACAGCTGGTACTGACTGCTTGCCGCAGTCGGATACCGCTTTGA
- a CDS encoding SMI1/KNR4 family protein encodes MDNELISRLDQCLVTLRPDYHAGLRPGVSEADLAAFESQFSLKLPMMFRQLYQWRDGQDLQSFEALQFNRMWMTLADIAEVKDMMDGMIGYDFEDPRYWRRGWVPFLGNGGGSYLCLDLAAEDGGQPGQILEFWKADEDRPIVWADMQAWLGDLVRSMEGGTLEIY; translated from the coding sequence ATGGACAATGAACTGATATCGAGACTCGATCAGTGTCTCGTGACCCTCCGGCCTGACTACCATGCAGGCCTGCGACCAGGGGTATCAGAGGCGGATCTCGCGGCTTTTGAATCGCAGTTTTCTCTTAAGCTCCCCATGATGTTTCGCCAGCTTTATCAGTGGAGGGACGGCCAAGATTTGCAATCGTTCGAGGCACTGCAGTTCAATCGCATGTGGATGACGTTGGCCGATATCGCCGAGGTCAAGGACATGATGGACGGCATGATCGGCTACGACTTTGAGGACCCGCGATACTGGCGCCGCGGATGGGTCCCGTTTCTTGGCAACGGCGGCGGCAGTTACCTGTGCCTGGACCTGGCGGCGGAGGATGGCGGTCAGCCTGGGCAGATCCTGGAGTTTTGGAAAGCGGACGAGGATCGGCCGATAGTATGGGCCGATATGCAGGCGTGGCTGGGCGATCTTGTCCGCTCCATGGAAGGCGGAACGCTTGAGATTTATTAG
- a CDS encoding YadA-like family protein yields the protein MNTADTASTGTAATLDDAYIKIRGATAATASGTNSMAMGNAAQANGSNAIALGAAANAKGQDTIAMGSGASAQITNAVAIGRYAASTGGNAVAVGHMAKAYGTNSTAVGEGANAFGIQSTALGMLASATGLGSNALGTKANASGYAGVAIGAVAVASGANSVALGLRAAAPNDNSVALGSSSVTDRDNSVSVGAAGAERQITNVADGTQDTDAINLRQLKSAGLVGSDGSVLDAVSYAIGSNRSLIALSGAMGTRITNVMAGSIAPGSMDAVNGGELWDVQDQVNRLGDRLTTVEAGGQVAPIGPVTGAPVTDNGDQVIGHVGDGVAVSDAATVGQVTQQTQQAIETAKTYTDTQVGAVNQRLDQFQTSVDRRFQQQDRRISRVGSMSMAQSQMAANMAGLSGQNRVGVGVGNQSGQAALAVGFQRALSNNRASISVGASASGSETSVGMGGGVSW from the coding sequence ATGAATACCGCCGACACGGCGTCCACCGGCACCGCCGCGACGTTGGATGACGCCTATATCAAGATCCGTGGCGCAACGGCTGCAACTGCAAGCGGCACAAACAGCATGGCGATGGGTAACGCCGCGCAAGCCAATGGCAGCAATGCCATCGCGTTGGGTGCTGCCGCCAATGCCAAAGGGCAGGACACGATTGCCATGGGCAGCGGTGCCTCGGCGCAGATCACGAATGCTGTGGCCATCGGTCGCTATGCCGCGAGCACGGGTGGTAATGCTGTCGCAGTCGGTCATATGGCAAAGGCGTACGGCACCAACAGCACCGCAGTTGGTGAAGGAGCTAATGCGTTCGGCATTCAAAGTACGGCACTCGGTATGCTTGCCAGTGCGACTGGCCTGGGTAGTAACGCACTCGGGACCAAAGCCAATGCCAGTGGCTACGCTGGCGTAGCTATTGGCGCTGTGGCGGTGGCGTCAGGCGCTAATTCAGTGGCTTTAGGTCTACGGGCTGCCGCGCCAAACGACAACTCGGTTGCCCTTGGCTCGAGCTCCGTGACGGACAGGGATAACAGCGTTTCTGTAGGCGCGGCCGGCGCGGAACGTCAAATCACCAACGTCGCAGACGGCACGCAAGATACCGATGCGATCAACCTGCGTCAGTTGAAGTCAGCCGGATTGGTGGGTAGTGACGGCAGCGTGCTGGATGCGGTGTCCTATGCCATAGGTTCCAATCGGAGCCTCATTGCACTTAGCGGTGCTATGGGGACGCGGATTACCAACGTCATGGCGGGCTCAATCGCTCCCGGCAGCATGGATGCCGTCAACGGTGGGGAGCTGTGGGACGTGCAGGATCAGGTCAATCGCCTGGGCGACCGTTTGACGACTGTCGAGGCGGGTGGGCAGGTAGCTCCCATTGGCCCTGTGACGGGCGCCCCCGTCACGGACAATGGTGACCAAGTCATTGGCCATGTGGGCGACGGCGTAGCGGTCAGCGATGCGGCGACGGTGGGTCAGGTAACTCAACAGACACAGCAAGCGATCGAGACCGCCAAGACCTATACCGACACCCAGGTGGGTGCAGTGAATCAACGTCTGGATCAGTTCCAGACTTCGGTTGACCGTCGTTTTCAGCAGCAGGATCGACGCATCAGCCGAGTGGGTTCGATGAGCATGGCTCAGTCTCAGATGGCCGCCAATATGGCTGGTTTGTCGGGACAGAACAGGGTCGGTGTGGGCGTGGGTAACCAGAGCGGTCAGGCCGCGCTCGCGGTCGGTTTCCAACGTGCGCTCTCCAATAACCGAGCCAGTATCTCCGTCGGTGCATCGGCATCGGGTTCGGAAACCAGTGTGGGTATGGGTGGTGGTGTCAGCTGGTAA
- a CDS encoding LysR family substrate-binding domain-containing protein, with translation MTLTPAGVQLLEQARTLFAKRAEAIASVRHVAKGEAGLLRVGFGASSAFGVLPDIIRRFRIKHPQVVLRLDDRESLDIGAALSHGDLDIAILRAPFQYEGIETEPLFQERFVLALPEEHPLARKKRIAMTALANESFILFPRPVAQGLHDTITSICIQAGFSPRIVHEASSWPSVISLVKAGLGITIAPNSAKSVLPDGVVFKALPETAARAELVLAYPRRALSPAALHFRDVACA, from the coding sequence GTGACGCTGACGCCGGCGGGTGTGCAGCTGTTGGAACAGGCGAGGACATTGTTTGCCAAACGCGCCGAAGCGATTGCCTCGGTGCGGCACGTCGCCAAAGGGGAAGCCGGGCTGCTGCGCGTTGGTTTCGGTGCCTCATCGGCGTTCGGAGTGCTTCCGGACATCATTCGACGGTTCCGTATCAAACACCCGCAGGTAGTGTTGCGGCTGGATGATCGCGAATCGCTCGATATCGGCGCTGCGCTAAGTCATGGGGATCTGGATATCGCTATCCTTCGCGCACCGTTTCAGTACGAGGGCATCGAAACGGAGCCGCTGTTCCAGGAGCGCTTTGTTCTCGCATTGCCGGAGGAACATCCGCTGGCTCGAAAGAAGCGTATCGCCATGACCGCCCTGGCCAACGAATCGTTTATTCTGTTTCCCAGGCCGGTAGCGCAGGGCCTGCATGACACCATCACAAGCATCTGCATCCAGGCTGGCTTCTCGCCGCGCATCGTGCACGAAGCGAGTTCATGGCCTTCGGTGATCAGCCTGGTGAAAGCGGGCCTGGGCATTACTATCGCGCCGAACTCAGCGAAATCGGTCTTGCCCGATGGCGTGGTGTTCAAGGCATTGCCCGAGACGGCGGCACGCGCTGAGTTGGTGCTTGCCTATCCGCGCAGGGCGCTGTCGCCGGCTGCGTTGCATTTTCGCGACGTGGCGTGCGCCTGA